The following coding sequences lie in one Aspergillus puulaauensis MK2 DNA, chromosome 3, nearly complete sequence genomic window:
- the SNX3 gene encoding sorting nexin-3 (COG:U;~EggNog:ENOG410PNAS;~InterPro:IPR042138,IPR001683,IPR036871;~PFAM:PF00787;~go_function: GO:0032266 - phosphatidylinositol-3-phosphate binding [Evidence IEA];~go_function: GO:0035091 - phosphatidylinositol binding [Evidence IEA]), translating into MQAVPESRQQTFEEIYGPPENFLEIEVRNPQTHGTSRNMYTSYEIVCRTNIPAFKLKHSVVRRRYSDFEYFRDILERESTRVTIPPLPGKVFTNRFSDDVIEHRREGLQRFLQIVAGHPLLQTGSKVLASFIQDPNWDRNAW; encoded by the exons ATGCAGGCTGTACCCGAGTCGCGACAACAGACCTTTGAGGAGATCTACGGGCCACCCGAGAACTTCCTTGAGATAGAG GTCCGAAACCCCCAAACCCACGGCACCTCGCGGAACATGTACACTTCCTACGAAATTGTCTGCCGCACCAATATCCCCGCCTTCAAGCTAAAACACTCGGTTGTGCGCCGCCGATACTCCGACTTCGAGTATTTCCGCGACATCCTGGAACGCGAGAGCACAAGAGTCACGATTCCCCCCCTCCCGGGGAAGGTCTTCACAAACCGGTTTAGTGATGACGTGATTGAGCATCGTCGAGAGGGCCTGCAGCGATTCTTGCAGATAGTTGCGGGCCACCCGCTTTTGCAGACGGGGAGTAAAGTGCTTGCTAGTTTTATACAGG ATCCGAATTGGGATCGCAATGCTTGGTAG